In Pontiella desulfatans, one DNA window encodes the following:
- a CDS encoding PEP-CTERM sorting domain-containing protein (PEP-CTERM proteins occur, often in large numbers, in the proteomes of bacteria that also encode an exosortase, a predicted intramembrane cysteine proteinase. The presence of a PEP-CTERM domain at a protein's C-terminus predicts cleavage within the sorting domain, followed by covalent anchoring to some some component of the (usually Gram-negative) cell surface. Many PEP-CTERM proteins exhibit an unusual sequence composition that includes large numbers of potential glycosylation sites. Expression of one such protein has been shown restore the ability of a bacterium to form floc, a type of biofilm.): MMKKLIIAAVLAGATLAQADVTTITLGDSWSSDGDTAPAVINQSSTGFTMDRTQPGTVIDGNNRVFQSDADLTGSNGKTLAKDETLVWSFDVKADTIVAAADRDFRFSLWDQDNDGLSVRVDWGSAGGTFLQYGWANAQPGTGYIGAYDVDVTSTDAPTLDLGQTSAPVHFEVSIKKNNTTSINDVIIKIDDQTYSNTFTGVNAFNNVDLVGFRMADAQASGFTVSNMSMQIIPEPATLGLIVAMGVGLVGVRRLFMV; the protein is encoded by the coding sequence ATGATGAAAAAGTTGATTATTGCGGCAGTGCTTGCGGGGGCAACCCTGGCTCAAGCCGATGTGACGACCATAACCCTAGGCGATAGCTGGAGCTCGGACGGGGATACGGCTCCGGCTGTTATCAACCAGTCGTCGACCGGTTTTACGATGGATCGCACCCAGCCCGGAACGGTCATTGATGGCAACAACCGCGTTTTTCAGTCGGATGCGGATTTGACCGGCTCGAACGGGAAGACGCTGGCCAAGGATGAAACGCTGGTGTGGTCGTTCGATGTCAAGGCGGATACAATTGTTGCCGCTGCGGATCGCGATTTCCGCTTCTCGCTTTGGGATCAGGATAATGACGGGTTGAGCGTTCGTGTCGATTGGGGTAGCGCGGGCGGCACCTTCCTCCAGTACGGTTGGGCAAATGCCCAGCCCGGCACAGGGTATATTGGCGCGTACGATGTTGATGTAACCTCAACGGATGCACCCACACTCGACCTTGGCCAAACCTCTGCGCCGGTTCATTTTGAGGTGTCCATTAAAAAGAACAACACTACCTCGATTAATGATGTGATCATCAAGATCGATGATCAGACTTATTCCAACACCTTTACCGGTGTGAATGCGTTCAACAATGTTGATCTTGTCGGTTTCCGCATGGCGGATGCGCAGGCATCGGGCTTTACGGTCAGCAACATGAGCATGCAGATTATTCCGGAGCCGGCCACGCTGGGGCTGATTGTTGCGATGGGTGTCGGGCTCGTTGGCGTGCGCCGCTTGTTCATGGTTTAG
- a CDS encoding LacI family DNA-binding transcriptional regulator, with protein MGRVTIKDVAKQAGVSLGAVSQALSPNPNSTIKVGDATVMKVRKAADKLGFRPHAGAKSVRSNKFHNVGFFVAKKGVLDRPPEGYLMGVSDAAQKRGYRIVLVGMENGQGQYQNVVPSLLREKNLDALVVASHHHLSAVIHDELENMNLPVVYVNDKHESNSAWVDDYNGARMMTDYLIERGASSVVFAMRLHSDNQKIEDMHYSAEMRIDGYKAAMQAAGLEADIRTVVMGETLEFNQRIPDDWLFGGGKELPDAIFAYDDDLANSIAKIMYRKNIRIPEDIAIAGYNGAYASLCAWRPLTTMRIPSYEMGYAALELALKIIEDSGRKECPSIKFRPELVIGESTR; from the coding sequence ATGGGAAGAGTAACAATCAAAGATGTGGCCAAGCAGGCCGGTGTTAGCCTGGGTGCCGTTTCGCAAGCCTTGAGTCCGAACCCGAATTCTACCATCAAGGTGGGCGACGCCACCGTGATGAAGGTCAGGAAAGCGGCCGACAAGCTCGGCTTCCGCCCGCACGCCGGCGCGAAATCCGTCCGTTCCAACAAGTTTCATAACGTCGGATTTTTTGTGGCAAAGAAGGGGGTGCTCGACCGTCCGCCGGAAGGCTACCTGATGGGGGTCAGCGATGCCGCCCAGAAGCGCGGCTACCGTATCGTGCTCGTGGGGATGGAAAACGGCCAGGGGCAGTATCAAAATGTGGTGCCCTCCCTGCTGCGCGAAAAAAATCTCGATGCGCTCGTGGTGGCGTCCCACCACCATCTTTCAGCCGTCATCCACGACGAGCTGGAAAATATGAATCTCCCCGTGGTCTATGTGAACGATAAGCACGAATCCAACTCCGCATGGGTGGACGACTACAACGGGGCCCGCATGATGACGGATTATCTCATCGAACGCGGTGCGAGCAGCGTCGTTTTTGCAATGCGCCTGCATTCGGACAACCAGAAAATCGAAGATATGCATTACAGTGCCGAGATGCGAATCGATGGCTATAAGGCAGCCATGCAGGCCGCCGGGTTGGAAGCGGACATCCGAACGGTCGTGATGGGGGAAACGCTCGAGTTTAACCAGCGCATTCCCGACGATTGGTTGTTCGGCGGGGGAAAAGAGCTGCCGGATGCCATTTTCGCCTACGACGACGATTTGGCGAACAGCATCGCCAAAATCATGTACCGCAAAAATATCCGTATTCCCGAGGATATCGCCATTGCAGGGTACAACGGCGCATATGCCTCGCTGTGCGCCTGGCGTCCGCTCACCACCATGCGCATTCCCTCCTATGAAATGGGCTATGCCGCATTGGAGCTGGCGCTCAAGATCATCGAGGATTCCGGGCGGAAGGAGTGCCCCTCCATCAAGTTCCGCCCCGAGTTGGTCATCGGCGAATCAACCCGCTGA
- a CDS encoding polysaccharide lyase, protein MKKLMLVVAMAACGCLADKAVVQEGFERFKPGIYPDVPFAEYWGNIGWAHLYGKLSVVEDDAQGKVLRIFYPEGFVGSELTGSQFVLNLPPADEYELSYRVKFEEGFDFRLGGKLPGLTSGGEVFTGGVHPKDGEGWSARFMWREGGKAELYLYYVDNKREWGDQFSFGDAVLVPGKWHEIRQRIRLNSPEGANGTIQAWLDGKKVVDLKGLRLRIGEQGYIDSFYFSTFHGGQTPEWAPINHSYARFDDIKIVVP, encoded by the coding sequence ATGAAAAAGCTGATGTTGGTCGTGGCGATGGCAGCGTGTGGTTGCCTGGCGGATAAGGCCGTGGTGCAGGAGGGTTTCGAGAGGTTCAAGCCCGGCATCTATCCGGACGTCCCGTTTGCCGAATATTGGGGCAACATCGGTTGGGCGCACCTCTACGGCAAGCTTTCCGTGGTGGAGGACGATGCGCAGGGCAAGGTGCTGCGCATCTTCTATCCGGAGGGGTTTGTGGGATCGGAGCTGACCGGCAGCCAGTTTGTGTTGAACCTTCCGCCCGCCGACGAGTATGAGCTTTCATACAGGGTTAAGTTCGAGGAGGGGTTCGATTTCCGGCTCGGCGGCAAGCTGCCCGGCCTGACGAGCGGCGGTGAAGTTTTTACCGGCGGCGTACACCCGAAGGACGGGGAGGGCTGGAGCGCCCGCTTCATGTGGCGCGAAGGCGGTAAGGCCGAGCTCTACCTCTATTACGTGGACAACAAGCGGGAGTGGGGCGACCAGTTTTCGTTCGGCGATGCGGTGCTGGTTCCCGGCAAGTGGCACGAAATACGCCAGCGCATCCGCTTGAATTCGCCCGAAGGAGCCAACGGCACCATCCAGGCCTGGTTGGACGGCAAAAAGGTCGTCGATTTGAAGGGGCTGCGGTTGCGCATCGGCGAGCAGGGCTATATCGACTCGTTCTATTTTTCAACGTTCCATGGGGGGCAGACCCCCGAGTGGGCGCCAATCAACCACTCCTATGCCCGGTTCGATGATATAAAAATCGTGGTTCCGTAG
- a CDS encoding BNR-4 repeat-containing protein, with amino-acid sequence MRSPTITTALLSALATASVVLAETLPLTDTAMIRGGTYASTVQNVGSAASLKNAAGDNLRIAMMKIDLTSVTGSVDTAAFNVYAKADSSSDYDLYAWAVKDTAPGQGWDGSTATFSNVTSSGMFTPQEDLHLANDPNLTLLGSSTVTNGGGSTPNRLVSLSNATIADAVNSRTDDGHLTIVFAIDANINVAVRPHDHADAPSLDFSYSTPPAPEFPYPLYAAAEQLYANTNTYDLTQENYTFTEVWRTQVEPNISFLPQSYYSPIVTRGDDTFVAYVDTDYRITVARISSNGVETAHIDNTLYQPEEFYANYDGDPSNDVASASYHTVRVLEGVEADSHHSLSLGIDENGYLHIVGDMHNYPRYESPQAHLPLRYAYKNIMYWRSDNPLDISSFSFKGDQDGECPPGFGFTYQFFFNDMNGRLHFTARAHQATDNSTRCAPFSQYDAGSGTWTALGGPDPDDPGSEARVFYDDGYEYTVSGGTTNSAGYYSKTHPHGVFDRNNTMHLVAPLLADPTLYPDAENFYHFVDRITYAQSTNGADFTKADGTSMILPATINLTSNRADIAYSSDGNTNAFLAMLGNIAVDYQNNPYTVAKHKYIDGTANDSIIVGWNGTSWINYGVLDSDNTDFRLVHDPAGVMSYIGDSSGKMMRFWKPDGSIRTINLPWSLKVIDYEYQKQTGNILGLTKDGDDLVVVKVGIDNRPGMVLVDPPTNAPTNNPPKITAPASAAGYDLFVAATDADGDPLTYTWSKSYGPGEVYFTANGTTASSNTTASFSEIGTYELKVAVSDGTDERYSTCFLVSTSSVGVVTNVQIGGLAGERDIRWDAFADGGSTATYTYADSTDPNLQFTFQVAAANGDALNLNSGFIGIDSSGRQTDDATGRISLDEAVTITVTYVDPGNLLAALEIDSLGPYWGNGATETTVFSDTSANSTNIVTFDHNIAANLIDYSTTGLDPLTKHNTATWSLTVSADHALGATATGMGGLKLKYVVDLGGNNTPPYNQWAADSGLTPGVNDGHSDDAEYGGLGDGMNNLLEYALGGDPLADDAAAILPQGLLEDGFLNYVYQRRLDAAARGLTYDVLVTTNLVSNVWTNGSEEAGSVAIDAEFESVTNRVPTAAELQQFMKLEVGISE; translated from the coding sequence ATGAGAAGCCCAACCATAACCACCGCCCTGCTGTCCGCCCTGGCAACCGCTTCGGTTGTCCTTGCCGAAACCCTGCCGCTGACCGACACCGCCATGATCCGGGGAGGAACCTACGCCTCCACCGTCCAAAACGTTGGATCTGCGGCATCCCTCAAAAATGCGGCGGGCGACAACCTGCGCATCGCGATGATGAAGATCGACCTCACATCGGTTACGGGCTCGGTGGACACGGCCGCCTTCAACGTCTACGCCAAGGCCGACTCCAGTTCCGACTACGATCTCTATGCCTGGGCCGTTAAGGATACCGCACCGGGCCAGGGCTGGGACGGCAGCACCGCAACCTTCTCGAATGTGACCTCCAGCGGCATGTTCACCCCCCAGGAAGACCTCCATCTGGCCAACGATCCCAACCTGACGCTGCTCGGTTCCTCCACCGTAACCAACGGCGGCGGCAGCACACCCAACCGGCTCGTCAGCCTATCCAACGCAACCATCGCCGATGCCGTGAACAGCCGCACGGACGACGGCCACCTGACCATTGTGTTCGCCATCGACGCCAACATCAATGTGGCCGTCCGGCCCCACGACCATGCGGACGCCCCCAGCCTCGACTTCTCCTACAGCACCCCTCCGGCGCCGGAATTCCCCTACCCGCTCTACGCTGCCGCGGAACAGCTCTACGCCAATACCAACACCTACGACCTCACTCAGGAAAACTACACCTTCACCGAAGTGTGGCGCACGCAGGTCGAGCCAAACATCAGCTTCCTGCCGCAATCCTACTACAGCCCGATCGTGACGCGCGGCGACGACACCTTCGTGGCCTACGTTGATACCGACTACCGGATCACCGTGGCCAGGATTAGCAGCAACGGGGTGGAGACCGCGCACATCGACAACACCCTCTACCAACCCGAAGAGTTCTACGCCAACTATGACGGCGACCCGTCGAACGATGTCGCCAGCGCCTCCTACCACACCGTCAGGGTACTCGAAGGCGTAGAGGCCGACAGCCACCATTCGCTCTCCCTGGGCATCGACGAAAACGGCTACCTGCACATCGTTGGCGACATGCACAACTATCCGCGCTACGAAAGCCCGCAAGCCCACCTACCCCTGCGCTATGCCTACAAGAACATCATGTACTGGCGTTCCGACAATCCGCTGGACATTTCCAGCTTCAGCTTCAAGGGCGACCAGGACGGCGAATGCCCACCCGGATTCGGCTTCACCTACCAGTTTTTCTTCAACGACATGAACGGCAGGCTGCACTTCACCGCCCGCGCCCATCAGGCCACCGACAACTCCACCCGCTGCGCTCCGTTCAGCCAATACGATGCCGGCTCCGGAACCTGGACTGCCCTCGGCGGCCCCGACCCGGATGATCCCGGCAGCGAAGCCCGCGTGTTCTACGACGACGGCTACGAATACACCGTTTCCGGCGGAACAACCAACAGCGCCGGCTACTACAGCAAGACACATCCCCACGGCGTGTTCGACCGCAACAACACCATGCACCTGGTCGCGCCGCTGCTCGCCGATCCGACGCTCTACCCCGACGCCGAAAATTTCTACCACTTCGTGGACAGGATCACCTACGCACAGTCCACCAATGGAGCGGACTTCACCAAGGCCGACGGAACATCCATGATCTTGCCTGCCACCATCAACCTCACTTCCAACCGGGCGGACATTGCCTACAGCTCGGACGGAAATACCAACGCGTTCCTTGCCATGCTGGGCAACATCGCCGTCGATTACCAAAACAACCCCTACACCGTCGCGAAACACAAATATATCGATGGCACTGCCAACGACAGTATCATTGTCGGATGGAACGGAACCTCATGGATCAATTATGGCGTGCTGGACTCCGACAACACCGATTTCCGACTGGTGCACGACCCGGCCGGCGTCATGAGCTACATCGGCGACAGCAGCGGTAAAATGATGCGCTTCTGGAAACCCGATGGTTCCATCCGAACCATCAACCTCCCCTGGTCTTTAAAGGTCATCGACTATGAATACCAAAAGCAGACCGGCAACATTTTGGGCCTCACCAAAGATGGCGATGATCTGGTGGTGGTCAAGGTCGGGATCGACAACCGCCCCGGCATGGTGCTGGTGGATCCCCCAACAAACGCCCCGACCAACAACCCGCCGAAAATCACCGCGCCCGCGTCGGCCGCCGGCTACGACCTCTTCGTGGCGGCCACCGATGCCGACGGCGATCCGCTCACCTATACCTGGAGCAAGTCCTACGGCCCGGGCGAAGTCTACTTCACGGCCAACGGCACCACAGCCAGCTCCAACACCACGGCCTCCTTCTCCGAAATTGGAACCTATGAACTCAAGGTGGCCGTTTCCGACGGCACCGACGAGCGCTACTCCACCTGCTTCCTCGTCTCCACCTCCTCGGTCGGTGTAGTAACCAACGTGCAGATCGGTGGCCTAGCGGGCGAACGCGACATCCGCTGGGACGCTTTCGCAGACGGCGGCTCCACCGCCACCTACACCTATGCGGATTCCACCGACCCCAACCTGCAGTTCACCTTCCAGGTGGCGGCGGCCAACGGCGACGCACTCAACCTGAACAGCGGCTTCATCGGGATCGACAGCTCAGGGCGGCAGACCGACGACGCCACCGGACGGATCTCCCTCGACGAAGCGGTCACGATCACGGTCACCTACGTGGATCCGGGCAATTTGCTGGCCGCGCTGGAAATCGACAGCCTTGGCCCCTACTGGGGCAACGGTGCCACGGAAACCACGGTCTTCAGCGACACGAGTGCCAACAGCACCAACATCGTGACGTTCGACCACAACATAGCCGCCAACCTGATCGATTACAGTACGACCGGCCTCGATCCGCTCACCAAGCATAACACCGCGACCTGGTCGCTGACCGTCTCGGCCGACCACGCCCTCGGCGCCACCGCCACCGGCATGGGCGGACTGAAACTTAAATATGTTGTTGATCTCGGTGGCAACAACACCCCGCCCTATAATCAGTGGGCGGCCGACAGCGGCCTCACACCAGGCGTCAACGACGGCCACAGCGACGACGCCGAATACGGCGGCCTTGGCGACGGCATGAACAACCTGCTCGAATACGCCCTTGGCGGCGACCCGCTGGCAGACGATGCCGCGGCCATCCTGCCGCAGGGACTGCTCGAAGACGGGTTCCTGAACTATGTCTACCAGCGCCGGCTCGATGCCGCCGCCCGTGGCCTGACCTACGACGTGCTCGTGACCACGAACCTGGTTTCCAATGTCTGGACAAACGGCTCCGAAGAAGCCGGCTCTGTCGCGATCGACGCCGAGTTTGAATCGGTCACCAACCGCGTGCCCACCGCCGCCGAACTGCAGCAGTTCATGAAACTTGAGGTCGGCATTAGTGAATAA
- a CDS encoding malectin domain-containing carbohydrate-binding protein, translating to MNKHIRYPALALLLLSGAALGGTLPLVDSAFLRGGSHADTPQAWSSALTLKNASGDFCRIAMMKADISSATQVVDSATFTVYAKNAVPHTIQVYGVRDSAGFQDWTGGDSGTATWNSVATNGLFQPLEDLYLTGHSNLVLLGSQAMSGTNTGDVQVAFSGSELVNLLNTDTDGLLTFVFTTAANLNGIAIRPHSNTPQPTFKATYSTAVIAETTGPTGIKHPGCLQSAAEINALATALAENDPYRNQLWIDMMNNTRGRIDSDNWIPPTDLFGINFASSAKYAGAGLIRYINDWIINGSTTSEAHAITILNTWAGVQSFTPDPDDGLGHHRLVSMWLGYLAHAADLLISSNTSWPVAEQQAFKDTVRNILLPIANDNRAAGFNGNWDAGATFAVMAMAVLLDDKALFDEQIAWLKEGHTNARIANYLLANGQCQESSRDQGHANMGLTFLSLCVQTAWTQGIDLYEYDNRSIGKCFEYNAAYNMGEDHLPYQVYPSAVGTSTHGFNLTISADGRPTYFDVYEMVYHHYKNYRGVELPYSKAMLENHTRPEEPGGNWSNHNTLYWNLVVGNATNLGADVSLAVNPDYAGRVFLRADCGSDRHYMASDGRCFVREHTRIKWHDGGSSGSHTNPITGSADDGLYQTFRVGDCSYSFALSNGSYRVKLHFAEPTETQAGQRTFNVYIDGLQVLGAYDIFSEAGGKYTAHVHEISIDVTDGQLDVELEGVQGDPIISAIELEPDQGNYDSDGDGLTDAQEIALGTNPNDPDSAFNITGTTPLPMAGKMQFTWPSATGVLYRVWESPDLTNWTVVRDWTNAAAFPEELLEISTDYSNRFFKVEADVQ from the coding sequence GTGAATAAACACATCCGGTATCCCGCACTTGCTCTATTGCTGCTTTCGGGTGCCGCCCTGGGCGGAACCCTGCCCTTGGTTGATTCCGCCTTCCTCCGCGGCGGAAGCCATGCCGACACGCCGCAGGCCTGGAGCAGTGCACTCACCCTGAAAAACGCCAGCGGGGACTTCTGCCGAATCGCCATGATGAAGGCGGACATCTCCTCCGCCACGCAGGTGGTCGATTCCGCCACATTCACCGTGTACGCCAAGAATGCGGTTCCACATACCATCCAGGTCTACGGCGTTCGGGACTCCGCCGGGTTCCAGGACTGGACGGGCGGCGACAGCGGCACGGCCACCTGGAACTCCGTGGCCACCAACGGGCTTTTCCAACCCTTGGAAGACCTCTACCTGACCGGCCATTCCAACCTGGTGCTGCTGGGCAGCCAGGCCATGTCCGGCACCAACACCGGCGATGTGCAGGTGGCGTTTTCAGGCAGCGAACTCGTCAACCTGCTCAACACCGACACCGACGGCCTGCTGACCTTTGTTTTCACCACCGCCGCCAACCTGAACGGTATCGCCATCCGCCCGCACAGCAACACGCCACAGCCCACTTTCAAAGCAACGTACTCCACCGCCGTCATCGCCGAAACCACCGGCCCGACCGGAATCAAACACCCCGGCTGCCTGCAGAGCGCCGCCGAAATCAATGCCCTGGCCACAGCGCTGGCGGAAAACGACCCGTACCGAAACCAACTGTGGATCGATATGATGAACAACACCCGCGGCCGGATCGATTCAGACAACTGGATCCCGCCGACCGACCTGTTCGGAATCAATTTCGCAAGCTCAGCCAAATATGCCGGCGCGGGGCTGATCCGTTACATCAACGACTGGATCATCAACGGCAGCACCACCTCCGAGGCGCATGCCATCACAATCCTCAACACCTGGGCCGGCGTCCAGAGCTTCACGCCGGATCCCGACGACGGCCTCGGCCACCACCGGCTGGTTTCCATGTGGCTGGGCTATCTCGCCCATGCCGCCGACCTGCTCATCAGCAGCAACACCTCCTGGCCGGTTGCCGAACAGCAAGCCTTCAAGGACACCGTGCGCAACATCCTGTTGCCGATCGCCAACGACAACCGCGCCGCCGGGTTCAACGGCAACTGGGATGCCGGCGCCACCTTTGCCGTAATGGCCATGGCCGTCCTGCTCGACGACAAGGCCCTGTTCGATGAGCAGATCGCCTGGCTGAAGGAGGGCCACACCAACGCACGAATTGCCAACTACCTGCTTGCCAACGGCCAATGCCAGGAAAGTTCGCGCGATCAAGGCCACGCCAACATGGGCCTCACCTTCCTCTCCCTTTGCGTACAGACTGCCTGGACGCAGGGTATCGACCTCTACGAATACGACAACCGCTCGATCGGAAAATGCTTCGAATACAATGCAGCCTACAACATGGGCGAAGACCACCTGCCCTACCAGGTTTACCCCTCAGCCGTGGGCACCAGCACCCACGGCTTCAACCTGACCATCTCCGCCGATGGCCGGCCGACTTATTTCGATGTATATGAGATGGTCTACCACCACTATAAGAATTATCGCGGCGTCGAGCTGCCATACAGCAAGGCCATGCTTGAAAACCATACCCGCCCTGAGGAGCCGGGGGGAAACTGGAGCAACCACAACACGCTCTACTGGAACCTCGTGGTCGGCAATGCCACCAACCTCGGCGCGGACGTTTCGTTGGCCGTCAACCCCGACTATGCCGGCCGCGTCTTCCTGCGCGCCGACTGCGGCAGCGACCGTCACTACATGGCGTCCGACGGCCGGTGCTTCGTCAGGGAACACACCAGGATAAAATGGCACGACGGGGGGAGCAGCGGTTCCCACACGAACCCCATCACCGGCTCAGCCGATGACGGCCTCTACCAGACCTTCCGCGTGGGTGACTGCTCCTACTCCTTCGCCCTGTCCAACGGCAGCTACCGCGTAAAATTGCACTTTGCAGAACCCACAGAGACGCAGGCCGGGCAGCGAACCTTCAACGTTTACATCGACGGCCTCCAGGTTCTCGGCGCATACGACATCTTTTCCGAAGCGGGCGGCAAGTATACCGCACATGTCCATGAGATCAGCATCGACGTGACCGACGGGCAACTCGATGTGGAACTCGAAGGCGTCCAGGGTGACCCGATCATCAGCGCCATCGAGCTTGAACCCGATCAGGGAAACTACGACTCCGACGGCGACGGCCTGACCGATGCGCAGGAGATCGCGCTCGGTACGAACCCGAACGACCCGGATTCCGCCTTCAACATCACCGGCACCACCCCGCTTCCGATGGCTGGAAAAATGCAGTTCACCTGGCCGAGCGCCACGGGCGTGCTCTACCGCGTCTGGGAAAGCCCCGATCTGACCAACTGGACGGTGGTGCGCGACTGGACGAACGCCGCGGCGTTCCCGGAAGAACTGCTGGAAATCAGCACAGACTACTCAAACCGCTTTTTCAAGGTCGAAGCCGACGTTCAGTAG